One segment of Marvinbryantia formatexigens DSM 14469 DNA contains the following:
- the tig gene encoding trigger factor, giving the protein MKRKAVVALLASVALVAAGCGSTQNETEAPTEAQTTEAVAETEAAEEETTEAASEEETTEAAEEETTEAAEEETTEAASEEETTEAAEEETTEAATEEETTEAATEEETTEEATTEEATTEEETTEAETEEETTEEATTEEETTEEATTEEETTEEATTEEETTEEATTEEETTEEATTEEETTEAETEEEITEAVTEEATTEAETEEETTEAATEEETTEAASEEETTEAGEESSEDASEETTESETEAFLEMPEYVALDYITLGEYTGLEIPKDPVEVSDEEVQAMIDTETVQTLTEGTVEEGDTVNIDYVGELDGEEFDGGSAEGYSLEIGSGTFIDGFEDGLIGVAVGETTDLDLTFPENYHSEDLAGKEVVFHVTVNSLQRVPELTDEVAAEVADGMTAEEYKASVREELEESAAVQQDNLARQDLLTAVIDNATVNGYPTEYLEYNMEMTRRNYTSMAEMYGMTYEELIEAYGMTEETFTAEMEEQLKTVLPQEMVLLAIAETEDIELSDEEYTDGLAELIASLEEQGVTVTAEELEEEYGVNYLSKSLLLDKVMEFLVENNTFVEESADAEETETEAESETAAEAEDETEADTAEETDTETETETETETESESETETETETETEA; this is encoded by the coding sequence ATGAAAAGGAAAGCAGTAGTAGCACTTTTAGCCAGTGTAGCACTGGTCGCAGCTGGATGCGGTTCTACGCAGAACGAGACGGAGGCTCCGACGGAAGCACAGACTACCGAGGCGGTTGCGGAGACGGAAGCGGCAGAGGAAGAAACCACCGAGGCGGCATCTGAGGAGGAGACTACCGAAGCAGCAGAAGAGGAGACGACGGAAGCAGCGGAAGAAGAAACCACCGAAGCAGCATCTGAGGAGGAGACTACCGAAGCAGCAGAAGAAGAGACAACAGAAGCAGCAACCGAGGAAGAGACGACGGAAGCAGCAACTGAGGAAGAGACAACGGAAGAAGCAACCACGGAAGAAGCGACAACCGAGGAAGAAACCACCGAGGCAGAAACTGAGGAAGAGACAACGGAAGAAGCGACAACCGAGGAAGAAACAACGGAAGAAGCGACAACCGAGGAAGAGACAACGGAAGAAGCAACAACCGAGGAAGAGACAACGGAAGAAGCAACAACCGAGGAAGAGACAACGGAAGAAGCAACAACCGAAGAAGAGACCACCGAGGCAGAAACCGAGGAGGAAATCACGGAAGCAGTAACCGAAGAAGCGACCACCGAAGCAGAAACTGAGGAGGAAACCACGGAAGCAGCAACCGAGGAAGAAACCACCGAAGCGGCATCGGAAGAAGAAACGACAGAGGCAGGCGAGGAATCCTCTGAGGATGCATCTGAGGAGACCACAGAGAGCGAGACAGAAGCTTTCCTGGAAATGCCGGAATATGTAGCGCTGGATTACATCACGCTTGGCGAGTACACCGGTCTGGAGATTCCGAAGGATCCGGTAGAAGTCAGCGACGAAGAAGTACAGGCTATGATTGATACCGAAACCGTTCAGACACTGACAGAAGGCACGGTAGAAGAGGGCGATACAGTAAACATTGATTATGTCGGAGAACTGGACGGCGAAGAATTTGACGGCGGTTCCGCTGAAGGCTATTCTCTGGAAATCGGTTCCGGCACCTTTATCGACGGCTTTGAGGATGGTCTTATCGGCGTAGCGGTAGGCGAGACGACAGATCTGGACCTGACCTTCCCGGAGAATTATCACAGTGAGGACCTGGCAGGCAAGGAAGTGGTATTCCATGTAACGGTAAATTCCCTGCAGCGTGTTCCGGAGCTGACCGACGAAGTAGCGGCAGAGGTAGCGGACGGTATGACAGCGGAAGAGTACAAAGCAAGCGTGCGCGAGGAGCTTGAGGAATCCGCAGCCGTACAGCAGGATAACCTTGCAAGACAGGATCTTCTGACAGCGGTTATCGACAACGCGACAGTAAACGGCTATCCGACCGAGTACCTTGAGTACAATATGGAAATGACCAGGAGAAACTATACGTCGATGGCGGAAATGTACGGCATGACGTATGAAGAGCTGATTGAAGCTTATGGGATGACGGAAGAGACCTTCACGGCAGAGATGGAGGAACAGCTCAAGACCGTTCTCCCGCAGGAAATGGTACTGCTGGCAATCGCAGAAACCGAGGATATCGAGCTGAGCGACGAGGAATATACGGACGGACTTGCTGAGCTTATCGCTTCACTGGAAGAGCAGGGCGTGACCGTTACCGCGGAAGAGCTGGAAGAAGAGTACGGCGTGAATTACCTCAGCAAATCTCTGCTGCTGGATAAGGTGATGGAGTTCCTGGTAGAGAACAACACCTTTGTTGAGGAAAGCGCAGACGCTGAGGAAACTGAGACGGAAGCAGAGAGCGAGACCGCAGCTGAGGCAGAGGACGAGACAGAGGCGGATACAGCAGAGGAAACAGACACTGAGACGGAAACGGAAACAGAGACAGAGACAGAAAGCGAATCTGAGACTGAGACCGAAACAGAAACAGAAACAGAAGCGTAA